One window from the genome of Eublepharis macularius isolate TG4126 chromosome 15, MPM_Emac_v1.0, whole genome shotgun sequence encodes:
- the LOC129343079 gene encoding uncharacterized protein LOC129343079 isoform X2: MERSKEEELQELLASCSQFEQFLFFTLRDQVSKDKTTEEEPLPRLSPFELVLLFYLKSLVYSEKSIQETLVHQDTRCKSVITERKAWRGFQQEFQVHSVMLKETESDLHKTTIKETEVQSGEGQSLPSFPEGFFTQAKHAERDQAASSGTQTTEEEPLPRLSPFELVLLFYLKSLVYSEKSIQETLVHQDTRCKSVITERKAWRGFQQEFQVHSVMLKETESDLHKTTIKETEVQSGEGQSLPSFPEGFFTQAKHAERDQAASSGTQA, encoded by the exons ATGGAG AGATCCAAGGAAGAGGAGCTCCAGGAGCTTTTAGCCTCATGCTCCCAATTTGAGCAATTCCTGTTTTTCACCCTTCGGGATCAGGTGTCTAAAGACAAG ACCACCGAGGAGGAGCCACTGCCAAGATTATCACCATTTGAACTAGTGTTGCTTTTTTACTTGAAGTCGCTGGTGTACTCAGAAAAATCAATACAAGAGACGTTGGTGCACCAAGACACACGATGTAAATCAGTGATTACGGAGAGAAAGGCGTGGAGAGGATTTCAGCAGGAGTTCCAAGTCCACAGTGTCATGCTGAAGGAAACAGAGAGCGACCTCCACAAAACGACGATAAAAGAGACAGAAGTCCAGAGTGGGGAAGGTCAATCCCTGCCAAGCTTCCCGGAAGGCTTTTTCACCCAGGCAAAACATGCAGAACGAGACCAAGCAGCATCTTCGGGAACCCAG ACCACCGAGGAGGAGCCACTGCCAAGATTATCACCATTTGAACTAGTGTTGCTTTTTTACTTGAAGTCACTGGTGTACTCAGAAAAATCAATACAAGAGACGTTGGTGCACCAAGACACACGATGTAAATCAGTGATTACGGAGAGAAAGGCGTGGAGAGGATTTCAGCAGGAGTTCCAAGTCCACAGTGTCATGCTGAAGGAAACAGAGAGCGACCTCCACAAAACGACGATAAAAGAGACAGAAGTCCAGAGTGGGGAAGGTCAATCCCTGCCAAGCTTCCCGGAAGGCTTTTTCACCCAGGCAAAACATGCAGAACGAGACCAAGCAGCATCTTCGGGAACCCAG GCTTGA